Proteins encoded by one window of Fusobacterium russii ATCC 25533:
- the pepD gene encoding beta-Ala-His dipeptidase — protein MAYKSIEDLIKNRVFYHFSEISRIPRQTFFEKEISDFISNWAKNLALEVKQDERYNLLIRKPATLGYEDKKPIIIQAHIDMVCEKKPEVEHDFKKDPIKLVLDGDILSTGNRTTLGADDGIGVAMAMAVLEDKHLKHPQIDVILTTAEEEDMSGALNVDRTWFNTNRLINIDHVVDNEIIAGSCGGKGAELKFPLEYTEKPNNYQGYKIKISGLRGGHSGEDIHKGRANANILMAELLNLLREKIDFLISDLKGGNFRLAIPREAYVTVALEEKNIECFKELVSNFENEIKKVYEETAKDLKIEVSEEKLAEKLLSKETVYKIIDAIILSPNGISNMIGSLNVVESSCNLGEVYIEENYIYLVTEIRATFEKNKNYIYNKISLIAKYLGGELKDFAEYPSWTYRANSSLRNTANKVYSEIFGEEIKTLAVHAGLECGCFVDKIEEDMDAISIGPNTWDLHSPSERLSISSAEKVYNYLVKILENLD, from the coding sequence GTGGCATATAAAAGTATTGAAGATTTAATTAAAAACAGAGTTTTCTATCATTTTTCTGAAATATCTAGGATTCCAAGACAGACTTTTTTTGAAAAAGAAATAAGTGATTTTATATCAAATTGGGCAAAAAATTTAGCTTTAGAAGTTAAACAAGATGAAAGATATAACCTTTTAATAAGAAAGCCTGCAACTTTAGGATATGAAGATAAAAAGCCCATTATAATACAAGCTCATATAGATATGGTTTGTGAAAAGAAGCCGGAAGTTGAGCATGATTTCAAAAAAGATCCTATAAAGCTTGTATTGGATGGAGATATACTGTCTACTGGAAACAGAACTACATTGGGTGCAGATGATGGTATAGGTGTTGCTATGGCAATGGCTGTGCTTGAAGATAAGCATTTAAAACATCCTCAAATTGATGTAATTTTAACAACAGCTGAAGAAGAGGATATGAGTGGAGCATTAAATGTCGATAGGACTTGGTTTAACACAAATAGGCTTATAAATATAGATCATGTTGTCGATAATGAAATAATCGCAGGCAGCTGTGGTGGCAAGGGAGCAGAATTAAAATTCCCTCTTGAATATACAGAGAAACCGAATAATTATCAAGGATATAAGATAAAAATTTCAGGTTTAAGAGGTGGTCATTCGGGAGAAGATATACATAAAGGTAGAGCCAATGCAAATATTTTAATGGCTGAGCTTTTGAATCTTTTAAGAGAAAAAATAGATTTTTTAATTTCTGATTTAAAAGGTGGAAATTTTAGGCTTGCTATTCCAAGAGAAGCTTATGTTACAGTCGCTTTAGAAGAAAAAAATATAGAATGTTTCAAAGAATTAGTAAGTAATTTTGAAAATGAAATTAAAAAAGTTTATGAAGAAACAGCTAAGGATTTAAAAATTGAAGTTTCAGAAGAAAAACTGGCTGAAAAATTATTATCTAAGGAAACAGTTTATAAAATTATTGATGCCATAATCTTATCTCCAAATGGCATATCCAATATGATAGGCAGTTTAAATGTTGTTGAAAGTTCATGTAATCTAGGGGAAGTATATATAGAAGAAAATTACATATATTTAGTTACAGAAATAAGGGCAACTTTTGAAAAAAATAAAAATTATATCTATAATAAGATTTCTTTAATTGCAAAATATTTAGGAGGAGAACTTAAAGATTTTGCTGAATATCCAAGTTGGACATACAGAGCTAATTCAAGCCTTAGAAATACAGCAAATAAAGTTTATTCGGAAATATTTGGTGAAGAAATAAAAACACTTGCTGTTCATGCAGGTTTAGAATGTGGTTGTTTTGTAGATAAAATTGAAGAAGATATGGACGCAATCTCAATAGGACCTAATACTTGGGATTTACACTCACCTAGTGAGAGATTGAGCATATCTTCAGCTGAAAAAGTCTATAACTATCTAGTTAAAATTTTAGAAAATTTAGATTAG
- a CDS encoding DMT family transporter yields the protein MKNNSKAYFLIIAAVMIWSLSGLLVKAVNADPLWITLIRSLGGGIFLFPYIFKEKIYPMKYIFFGGIFMAIFLLAITVTTRISSSAMAISMQYTAPMYVIGYGFYKSKEIKFNKFIVFLLIFAGIIFNSISSMNGGNWWAIVSGITIGLAFVFYSYNLQKVKMGNLLGIVALINIVSAIFYGILLFFRYSPPPSSLSEIIILSISGIVISGISYAFYGKGLREISMEKAMIICLAEPVLNPIWVYLGKGEIPSMTTVIGSTLILLSAIIDIAFSIKKK from the coding sequence ATGAAGAATAATAGTAAGGCATATTTTTTAATTATAGCAGCTGTAATGATATGGAGTTTAAGCGGACTTCTAGTAAAAGCAGTAAATGCTGATCCTCTTTGGATAACTCTGATTAGAAGTTTAGGAGGAGGAATTTTTTTATTTCCCTATATATTTAAAGAGAAAATTTATCCGATGAAGTATATTTTCTTCGGAGGTATATTTATGGCAATATTTTTATTGGCAATTACAGTTACCACAAGAATTTCCAGTTCAGCTATGGCTATATCAATGCAGTACACAGCCCCTATGTATGTTATAGGTTATGGTTTTTATAAAAGTAAGGAAATAAAATTTAATAAATTTATAGTATTTTTGCTTATTTTTGCAGGTATAATTTTTAATTCAATAAGCAGTATGAATGGAGGTAATTGGTGGGCAATAGTGAGTGGAATAACAATAGGGCTTGCTTTTGTATTCTATTCATACAATTTACAAAAAGTAAAAATGGGAAATCTTTTGGGGATAGTTGCTCTTATAAATATAGTTTCTGCTATATTTTATGGAATACTTTTATTTTTTAGATACAGTCCTCCGCCTTCGAGTTTAAGTGAGATAATTATTTTGAGTATTTCAGGTATAGTTATATCTGGAATATCCTATGCCTTTTACGGAAAAGGTTTAAGAGAAATATCTATGGAGAAGGCTATGATAATTTGTTTGGCAGAACCTGTTTTAAATCCCATTTGGGTTTACTTAGGAAAGGGAGAAATTCCATCAATGACGACGGTTATAGGTTCAACGCTTATACTTTTAAGTGCGATTATCGATATAGCATTTTCAATAAAAAAGAAATAA
- the rpsI gene encoding 30S ribosomal protein S9, whose amino-acid sequence MADKIQYLGTGRRKTSIARVRLVPGEQGVTINGKSMDEYFGGRAILARIVEQPLALTETLTKYAVKVNVIGGGNSGQAGAIRHGIARALVLADDSLKAALREAGFLTRDSRMVERKKYGKKKSRRSPQFSKR is encoded by the coding sequence GTGGCAGATAAAATTCAATATTTAGGAACTGGAAGAAGAAAAACTTCTATAGCTAGAGTAAGATTAGTACCTGGTGAACAAGGTGTAACAATAAATGGAAAATCAATGGACGAATATTTTGGAGGAAGAGCTATACTTGCTAGAATAGTTGAACAACCTCTAGCTTTGACAGAAACTTTAACTAAATATGCTGTTAAAGTAAATGTTATTGGTGGTGGAAACTCAGGACAAGCTGGAGCAATCAGACATGGAATAGCAAGAGCATTAGTTCTAGCTGATGATAGCTTAAAAGCTGCTTTAAGAGAAGCTGGATTCTTAACAAGAGATTCGAGAATGGTTGAAAGAAAGAAATATGGAAAGAAAAAATCAAGAAGAAGTCCTCAATTTTCAAAAAGATAA
- the rplM gene encoding 50S ribosomal protein L13: MKKYTFMQRKEDVVREWHHYDAEGKILGKLAVEIAKKLMGKEKVTFTPHIDGGDYVVVTNAAKIAVTGKKMTDKVYYNHSGFPGGIRARKLGEILEKKPEELLMLAVKRMLPKNKLGRQQLTRLRVFAGAEHAHEAQKPSKVEL, translated from the coding sequence GTGAAAAAATATACTTTTATGCAAAGAAAAGAAGATGTTGTTAGAGAATGGCATCACTATGACGCTGAAGGAAAAATTTTAGGAAAATTAGCAGTTGAAATTGCTAAAAAATTAATGGGTAAAGAAAAAGTTACATTTACTCCACATATTGATGGAGGAGATTATGTTGTAGTAACTAATGCTGCAAAAATTGCTGTAACAGGTAAAAAAATGACTGATAAAGTTTACTATAACCACTCTGGATTCCCTGGAGGAATAAGAGCTAGAAAACTAGGAGAAATCTTAGAAAAAAAACCTGAAGAATTATTAATGCTTGCTGTTAAGAGAATGCTTCCAAAAAATAAACTAGGAAGACAACAGTTGACTAGATTAAGAGTGTTTGCAGGAGCTGAACATGCTCATGAAGCACAAAAACCAAGTAAGGTAGAATTATAA
- a CDS encoding YitT family protein codes for MMNKVFDHIKMYFITAVGCAILAFSINYFFLGNKLAEGGVAGVALIIHYLAHIDVSYVYFAINIPLLIIGYKILGKDFITKTLFATVILTIFLKIFENMRGPMDDILVASIFGGALNGIGMGIIFTAGGSSGGTDIIAKIVNKCKGIPISKTLLFIDFIILSSVAIIFGKNIFMYTLISVIVTSKIIDIIQQGISSAKAITIITTHPNEIKERIMAELGRGVTIICGKGGYTNNEIDIVYCVVGKYQLIKVKHIVKEIDSAAFMTVSEVNEVIGKGFAKQ; via the coding sequence ATGATGAATAAAGTTTTTGACCATATTAAGATGTATTTTATTACAGCAGTAGGCTGTGCTATTTTAGCTTTTTCAATTAATTATTTCTTCCTTGGAAATAAGCTGGCGGAAGGCGGAGTTGCTGGAGTTGCCCTTATTATTCATTATCTTGCACATATAGATGTAAGCTATGTTTACTTTGCTATAAATATTCCTCTTTTGATAATTGGATATAAAATCTTGGGAAAAGATTTTATTACAAAAACACTTTTCGCAACCGTTATTTTAACTATTTTTTTAAAAATCTTTGAAAATATGAGAGGACCTATGGATGACATTTTGGTTGCTTCAATTTTTGGGGGTGCTCTTAACGGAATTGGTATGGGAATAATTTTTACTGCCGGTGGCTCTAGTGGCGGAACGGATATTATAGCTAAAATAGTAAATAAATGTAAAGGTATTCCTATAAGTAAAACTCTTCTATTTATAGACTTCATTATTTTATCATCTGTTGCAATTATTTTTGGAAAAAATATCTTTATGTATACTTTAATATCTGTTATAGTTACCTCAAAAATAATTGATATAATACAGCAGGGTATATCCAGTGCAAAAGCTATTACTATAATAACAACTCATCCTAATGAAATAAAGGAAAGAATTATGGCAGAATTGGGCAGAGGGGTTACCATTATATGTGGAAAAGGAGGCTACACTAACAATGAAATTGATATAGTTTATTGTGTAGTTGGAAAATATCAACTTATAAAAGTTAAACATATTGTAAAAGAAATTGATTCAGCCGCATTTATGACCGTAAGTGAAGTTAACGAAGTCATAGGAAAAGGATTTGCAAAACAGTAA
- a CDS encoding ROK family protein produces MYQKEIKEGNENKIFKYIFNTEDSFSIPDLAKINDMSFPTVKRVINKFLEKAIVKEWTLSSGGVGRRAIEYKYNSEFCYSIGVRINEEKIRIILIDAKGKKLIYKTYDYRNENKDILDILINKLKTFLAELDNKFLEKIIGIGISIPGIFNKENSFLEFTLAKRHPASSIKKIEEELNLEVWVENEANMSILAEAIIGNNRELTDFTVINISNNVTCSTFHKFGTTNDEYFFKASRVHHMIVDYEQQKKVGDCISYKVLLEKVKKAFPEINSLKDFFENKKFKDSSEGKEIISEYLTYMGIILKNLLFTYNPRKLIICGEISNYEEFLLEDILNIVYEENHNFYRGRETIKFSKFKGDSSILGAAIFPLVDKLM; encoded by the coding sequence ATGTATCAAAAAGAAATCAAAGAAGGAAATGAGAATAAAATATTTAAGTATATATTCAATACCGAAGATTCATTTTCTATACCGGATCTTGCAAAGATAAATGATATGAGCTTTCCAACTGTAAAAAGAGTTATCAATAAATTTTTAGAAAAAGCCATAGTTAAAGAATGGACTTTAAGCTCCGGTGGTGTCGGACGACGAGCAATAGAATATAAATATAACTCAGAGTTCTGCTATTCAATTGGTGTAAGAATTAACGAAGAGAAAATAAGAATTATCTTAATTGATGCAAAGGGAAAAAAACTAATTTATAAAACATACGATTATAGAAATGAAAATAAAGATATATTAGATATTTTAATAAATAAACTTAAAACTTTCTTAGCAGAATTGGATAACAAATTTTTAGAGAAGATAATTGGTATAGGTATTTCCATTCCCGGTATTTTCAATAAAGAAAATTCCTTTTTAGAATTTACCTTAGCTAAAAGACATCCTGCATCATCCATAAAAAAAATTGAAGAAGAGTTAAATTTGGAAGTTTGGGTGGAAAATGAAGCTAATATGTCTATTCTTGCTGAGGCAATAATAGGTAATAATAGAGAACTAACCGATTTTACAGTAATCAATATCAGTAATAATGTAACTTGTTCGACATTTCACAAATTTGGCACAACTAATGATGAATATTTTTTTAAAGCCAGTCGTGTCCACCATATGATAGTCGATTACGAACAGCAAAAAAAAGTTGGGGATTGTATTTCCTATAAGGTTTTATTAGAGAAAGTTAAAAAAGCTTTCCCTGAAATAAATTCTTTAAAAGATTTCTTTGAAAATAAAAAATTTAAAGATAGTTCTGAAGGAAAAGAAATTATTTCTGAATACCTCACTTATATGGGAATTATTTTAAAAAATCTTCTTTTCACTTACAATCCCAGAAAGCTTATTATCTGTGGTGAAATATCAAATTATGAAGAATTTTTACTTGAAGATATTCTAAATATAGTCTATGAAGAAAATCACAACTTTTATAGAGGTCGTGAAACCATAAAATTTTCAAAATTTAAAGGAGATTCAAGCATATTAGGTGCTGCCATTTTTCCTTTAGTGGATAAACTTATGTAA
- a CDS encoding GntR family transcriptional regulator: MSIVKESLSEQIYKILKADIINHKINFGEVLVNRNLQERFSVSSTPIRDAILRLKEDGIIDEITRSGAKIIDFDPKFAREVNQLVMTITLGAVEYSLYENSREAVLKNLKKYIKLQKKNIDSTFYYEYDYHFHKTFFDYSNNSLLKDLFKKYNLINEILVRAYHKNNVSLENRSSCIKDHEKIIEAIENNDLNATLSMIKKHYLSADEIFKQVL, translated from the coding sequence ATGAGTATAGTAAAAGAATCATTGAGTGAACAAATATATAAAATTTTAAAAGCAGATATTATTAACCATAAAATAAATTTCGGTGAAGTCTTAGTTAATAGAAATTTGCAAGAAAGATTTAGTGTCAGCTCAACTCCGATAAGAGATGCTATACTAAGACTAAAAGAAGATGGAATAATTGATGAGATTACAAGATCGGGAGCTAAAATAATTGATTTCGATCCTAAATTTGCTCGAGAAGTTAACCAGCTTGTTATGACAATAACTCTAGGTGCTGTTGAATATTCCTTATATGAGAATAGTAGAGAGGCTGTTTTAAAAAATTTAAAAAAATATATAAAGCTTCAAAAGAAAAATATAGATTCAACTTTCTACTATGAATATGATTACCATTTTCATAAAACTTTTTTTGACTATTCAAATAACAGTCTTTTAAAAGATTTATTTAAAAAATATAATCTTATCAATGAAATTCTTGTAAGAGCCTATCATAAAAATAATGTTTCTTTAGAAAATCGTTCTAGCTGTATTAAAGATCATGAAAAAATAATAGAAGCTATAGAAAATAATGATTTAAATGCAACATTGAGTATGATAAAAAAACATTATTTATCTGCTGATGAAATTTTTAAACAAGTTTTATAA